A region from the Amycolatopsis camponoti genome encodes:
- a CDS encoding sugar-binding transcriptional regulator — protein sequence MSASRKGASLSEAMLLATVARRFYVQGRSKLEIADEFGVSRFKVARMLDTARDSGLVRVEFSLPAPVDLALSDEVRSAYGLQQALVLERSTEREPREVVRAKIGTLAARLLEEIVRPSDVVGLSWARSVNAMTEAIRALPRCPIVQLCGVQAGMDMRGRSVETVSRVTSVSGGDAYPIFGPLVLPDRRTTETLRRQPGIAETFGQFRNLTKAVVSIGAWQPGESTVYDALDEAERAAIAARGATAEVAARLFDASGNALSTGLAHHVLAISHEELTAVPEVIALGYSRPKAAAVDAVLRSGMVTTLITDAAAAVPLLALAAKNPPHK from the coding sequence ATGAGCGCTTCTCGCAAGGGTGCCTCGCTCTCGGAAGCGATGCTGCTCGCCACCGTCGCCCGGCGCTTCTACGTGCAGGGACGTTCCAAGCTGGAGATCGCCGACGAATTCGGCGTCAGCCGGTTCAAGGTGGCGCGCATGCTCGACACGGCCAGGGACTCCGGGCTGGTCAGGGTGGAGTTCTCGCTGCCGGCGCCGGTGGACCTGGCGCTGTCGGACGAGGTGCGTTCGGCCTACGGCCTGCAGCAGGCACTCGTGCTCGAACGCTCAACCGAGCGCGAGCCACGAGAGGTCGTCCGCGCCAAGATCGGGACGCTGGCCGCGCGGCTGCTGGAGGAGATCGTCCGGCCCAGCGACGTCGTCGGGCTGTCGTGGGCGCGGTCGGTGAACGCGATGACCGAGGCGATCCGGGCGCTGCCGCGGTGCCCGATCGTCCAGCTGTGCGGGGTGCAGGCCGGGATGGACATGCGCGGCCGTTCGGTGGAGACGGTCAGCCGCGTGACGTCGGTGTCCGGCGGCGACGCGTACCCGATCTTCGGGCCGCTGGTGCTGCCGGACCGGCGGACCACCGAGACGCTGCGGCGCCAGCCGGGCATCGCGGAGACGTTCGGGCAGTTCCGGAACCTGACCAAGGCGGTGGTCAGCATCGGCGCGTGGCAGCCGGGCGAGTCGACGGTGTACGACGCACTGGACGAAGCCGAGCGCGCGGCCATCGCGGCCCGCGGAGCGACGGCGGAGGTCGCGGCGCGCCTGTTCGACGCTTCCGGCAACGCGTTGTCGACGGGCCTGGCCCACCACGTGCTGGCGATCAGCCACGAAGAGCTGACGGCGGTGCCGGAGGTGATCGCGCTCGGCTACAGCCGGCCGAAAGCAGCGGCGGTGGACGCGGTCCTGCGGTCCGGCATGGTCACCACGCTGATCACGGACGCGGCGGCAGCCGTCCCCCTCCTGGCCCTGGCCGCCAAGAACCCACCCCACAAGTGA
- a CDS encoding zinc-dependent alcohol dehydrogenase family protein, with protein MRAAIVDRPGEIRVGEVPDPKPGERQVVVKVGACGICGTDLHIADGHFPPTPYPIVPGHEFAGEIVELGADVPGEWKVGDRVAVDPSLFCGYCGPCRAGHGNLCANWGATGDTVNGAFAEYVAVPSSTCYRMPDSMTWEQGALVEPVSCAVHGVRRVGVEAGERFLVVGAGTMGLIMQQLLQRSGAQVTVVDRNEARLPRAKSLGAVATAADVKDLNGEKFDVAVDATGAAPAIEAAFDSIRRGGRLLVFGVAPAEARVALSPFRIYNDEITIVGSMAVLHSFGTALDLVASGAIDTDSLLTDRLPLEQYPEALAKMRSGSGLKVQVLPGGGRA; from the coding sequence ATGCGTGCCGCCATCGTCGACCGGCCCGGTGAGATCAGGGTCGGCGAGGTGCCCGATCCGAAACCCGGGGAACGTCAGGTCGTCGTCAAGGTCGGAGCGTGCGGGATCTGCGGGACCGACCTGCACATCGCCGACGGGCACTTCCCGCCCACGCCGTATCCCATCGTCCCCGGGCACGAGTTCGCCGGGGAGATCGTCGAGCTCGGCGCGGACGTGCCGGGCGAGTGGAAGGTCGGCGACCGCGTCGCCGTCGATCCGTCGCTGTTCTGCGGCTACTGCGGCCCGTGCCGCGCCGGCCACGGCAACCTCTGCGCGAACTGGGGTGCCACCGGCGACACCGTCAACGGCGCCTTCGCGGAGTACGTCGCCGTCCCGTCGTCCACCTGCTACCGCATGCCCGACTCGATGACCTGGGAACAGGGCGCGCTGGTCGAGCCCGTCTCCTGCGCGGTGCACGGCGTGCGCCGCGTCGGCGTCGAAGCCGGAGAGCGCTTCCTCGTGGTCGGCGCCGGCACCATGGGCCTGATCATGCAGCAGCTGCTGCAGCGCTCCGGCGCGCAGGTCACGGTGGTCGACCGCAACGAAGCCCGCTTGCCACGGGCAAAGAGCCTCGGCGCCGTCGCCACCGCGGCCGACGTCAAGGACCTGAACGGCGAGAAGTTCGACGTCGCCGTGGACGCCACCGGCGCCGCGCCCGCCATCGAAGCCGCGTTCGACTCGATCCGGCGCGGCGGCCGGCTGCTCGTCTTCGGCGTCGCACCGGCGGAAGCCCGCGTCGCGCTGTCGCCGTTCCGCATCTACAACGACGAGATCACCATCGTCGGCTCGATGGCCGTGCTGCACAGCTTCGGCACCGCGCTCGACCTCGTCGCGTCCGGTGCGATCGACACCGACTCGCTGCTCACGGACCGGCTTCCGCTGGAGCAGTACCCCGAGGCGCTGGCCAAGATGCGCAGCGGCTCGGGCCTGAAGGTCCAGGTACTCCCGGGAGGTGGCCGTGCGTAA
- a CDS encoding ABC transporter substrate-binding protein, producing the protein MAVRKLLTLFAATSLLVTGCAGAGSVGTGGSTLVIAIVSNPQMKDAISLAPEFEKATGINLKFVSLPENQARAKITASTATEGGEFDVVMISNYEAPQWAANGWLENLEPHMAATPGYDEGDFIPSIKQSLSYQNQMYAVPFYGESSFLAYRKDLFDKAGITMPAKPTWQQIADYAAKLDDKAAGVSGICLRGKPGWGESLAPFTTVANTFGAQWFDKDWNAKLTSPEFKEAANFYVNLIRDHGEVGASSAGFSECGTRYTQGNAAMWYDATVMAGTNEDPSSSKIVGKSGYAPAPVVKTQASGWLYTWALGIPKVAKDKDAAWKFMAWMTDKAYVQKVGATYGWNRVPPGVRQSTYDIPDYAKAAQAYAKPTLDGIADANQQKAMANPVPYPGIQFVGIPEFQDLGTRVSQQLSAAIAGRESVDDALKQSQDYAQTVGDSYKAVQ; encoded by the coding sequence GTGGCCGTGCGTAAGCTCCTCACCCTCTTCGCCGCGACGTCCTTGCTGGTCACCGGCTGTGCCGGCGCCGGCTCGGTCGGCACCGGCGGCTCGACCCTCGTCATCGCGATCGTGTCCAACCCGCAGATGAAGGACGCGATCTCCCTCGCCCCGGAGTTCGAGAAGGCGACGGGGATCAACCTCAAGTTCGTCTCGCTGCCGGAAAACCAGGCCCGCGCCAAGATCACCGCGTCGACCGCCACCGAAGGCGGCGAGTTCGACGTCGTCATGATCAGCAACTACGAGGCCCCGCAGTGGGCGGCCAACGGCTGGCTCGAGAACCTCGAACCGCACATGGCGGCCACCCCGGGCTACGACGAAGGCGACTTCATCCCCAGCATCAAGCAGTCGCTGTCGTACCAGAACCAGATGTACGCGGTGCCGTTCTACGGCGAGTCGTCGTTCCTGGCCTACCGCAAGGACCTCTTCGACAAGGCCGGGATCACCATGCCGGCCAAGCCGACCTGGCAGCAGATCGCCGACTACGCCGCGAAGCTCGACGACAAGGCCGCCGGCGTCAGCGGTATCTGCCTGCGCGGCAAGCCCGGCTGGGGCGAGAGCCTCGCGCCGTTCACGACCGTGGCCAACACCTTCGGCGCCCAGTGGTTCGACAAGGACTGGAACGCCAAGCTGACGTCGCCGGAGTTCAAGGAAGCCGCGAACTTCTACGTCAACCTGATCCGTGACCACGGCGAGGTCGGTGCCTCCAGCGCCGGGTTCTCCGAGTGCGGTACGCGCTACACGCAGGGCAACGCGGCGATGTGGTACGACGCGACGGTCATGGCGGGCACCAACGAGGACCCGTCGAGCAGCAAGATCGTCGGCAAGTCCGGGTACGCGCCGGCGCCGGTCGTCAAGACGCAGGCCAGCGGCTGGCTCTACACCTGGGCGCTCGGCATCCCGAAGGTCGCCAAGGACAAGGACGCGGCCTGGAAGTTCATGGCCTGGATGACCGACAAGGCGTACGTGCAGAAGGTCGGGGCGACCTACGGCTGGAACCGCGTCCCGCCAGGTGTGCGTCAGTCCACCTACGACATCCCCGACTACGCCAAGGCCGCGCAGGCCTACGCGAAGCCGACGCTCGACGGCATCGCGGACGCGAACCAGCAGAAGGCCATGGCGAACCCGGTGCCCTACCCCGGCATCCAGTTCGTCGGCATCCCCGAGTTCCAGGACCTGGGCACCCGGGTGAGCCAGCAGCTGTCGGCGGCGATCGCCGGCCGCGAGTCGGTCGACGACGCCCTGAAGCAGTCCCAGGACTACGCCCAGACGGTGGGCGACTCCTACAAGGCGGTGCAGTGA
- a CDS encoding carbohydrate ABC transporter permease — MSTLSVDTPQSQTHAKAEEKKGLSTAAKRRLPLLPALIFVIAVTQLPFLLTVFYSFQSWNLVRPGSRHFVGLDNYIDVFSDTTFLVALLNTVVLTVVCVLVALLLGLGLAILLDRKFFGRGVVRTLLITPFLILPAAGALLWKTTVFDPTYGLLHFVFGTDVDWLSEFPLASVMAQIVWQWTPFMMLLILAGLQSQSKEVLEAASVDGASRWRTFASITLPHLSRFLQLATLLGAIYIVNSFDAIFLMTQGGPGTASTNLPYYIYQRAFEGFDVGQSSAMGVIVVILTMIVATFALRLMFRTFSVDGGIK; from the coding sequence ATGTCCACGCTCTCCGTAGACACCCCCCAGTCCCAGACGCACGCGAAGGCCGAAGAGAAGAAAGGCCTGAGCACCGCGGCCAAGCGGCGGCTGCCGCTGCTGCCCGCGCTGATCTTCGTCATCGCGGTGACGCAGCTGCCGTTCCTGCTCACCGTGTTCTACTCGTTCCAGTCGTGGAACCTGGTCCGGCCGGGTTCGCGGCACTTCGTCGGCCTCGACAACTACATCGACGTCTTCAGCGACACGACGTTCCTGGTGGCGCTGCTCAACACGGTGGTGCTGACCGTGGTGTGCGTGCTCGTCGCGCTGCTGCTGGGCCTCGGCCTGGCGATCCTGCTCGACCGGAAGTTCTTCGGCCGCGGCGTCGTCCGGACGCTGCTGATCACGCCGTTCCTGATCCTGCCGGCGGCCGGCGCGCTGCTGTGGAAGACGACGGTGTTCGACCCGACCTACGGGCTGCTGCACTTCGTCTTCGGCACCGACGTCGACTGGCTTTCGGAGTTCCCGCTGGCCTCGGTGATGGCGCAGATCGTGTGGCAGTGGACGCCGTTCATGATGCTGCTGATCCTCGCGGGCCTGCAGAGCCAGTCCAAGGAGGTCCTGGAAGCGGCCTCCGTGGACGGTGCCAGCCGGTGGCGGACGTTCGCGTCGATCACGCTGCCGCACCTGTCCCGGTTCCTGCAGCTGGCGACGCTGCTGGGCGCGATCTACATCGTGAACAGCTTCGACGCGATCTTCCTGATGACCCAGGGCGGGCCGGGCACGGCCAGCACCAACCTGCCGTACTACATCTACCAGCGCGCGTTCGAAGGCTTCGACGTCGGCCAGTCGTCGGCGATGGGCGTGATCGTCGTGATCCTGACGATGATCGTCGCGACCTTCGCGCTGCGCCTGATGTTCCGGACCTTCTCGGTGGACGGAGGCATCAAGTGA
- a CDS encoding carbohydrate ABC transporter permease, with protein MLTAVTWIIAILFVFPLLWMILTAFKQEADAYTDPPKLFFSPTFDQIANVLKGGFLPYLSNSAFVTVLSTLLVLLLGIPAAYALSLAPVKKTSNALGFFLSTKMLPIVAAIIPLYIISQNTELLDTVWALVILYTSMNLPLAIWMMRSFFLEVPHEMIEAGRIDGANLPTLLRKIIMPVVAPGIAATALICVIFSWTEFFYAVNLTAARAGTVPVFLVGFITSEGLYWAQLSAAALLASLPVMIVGWIAQNHLVRGLSMGAVK; from the coding sequence GTGCTCACCGCCGTCACCTGGATCATCGCGATCCTGTTCGTCTTCCCGCTGCTGTGGATGATCCTCACGGCGTTCAAGCAGGAGGCCGACGCCTACACCGACCCGCCGAAGCTGTTCTTCAGCCCGACGTTCGACCAGATCGCGAACGTCCTGAAGGGCGGGTTCCTGCCCTACCTGTCGAACTCGGCGTTCGTGACGGTGCTTTCGACGCTGCTGGTGCTGCTGCTCGGCATCCCGGCCGCGTACGCGCTGTCGCTGGCGCCGGTGAAGAAGACGTCGAACGCGCTCGGCTTCTTCCTCTCGACGAAGATGCTGCCGATCGTGGCGGCGATCATCCCGCTGTACATCATCTCCCAGAACACCGAGCTGCTGGACACGGTGTGGGCGCTGGTCATCCTGTACACGTCGATGAACCTGCCGCTGGCCATCTGGATGATGCGGTCGTTCTTCCTGGAAGTGCCGCACGAGATGATCGAGGCCGGGCGGATCGACGGCGCGAACCTGCCGACCCTGCTGCGCAAGATCATCATGCCGGTGGTCGCGCCCGGGATCGCGGCGACCGCGCTGATCTGCGTCATCTTCTCCTGGACCGAGTTCTTCTACGCGGTCAACCTGACGGCGGCGCGCGCCGGCACCGTGCCGGTGTTCCTCGTCGGGTTCATCACCAGTGAGGGCCTGTACTGGGCCCAGCTTTCCGCCGCCGCGCTGCTGGCCTCGCTGCCGGTGATGATCGTCGGCTGGATCGCGCAGAACCACCTCGTCCGGGGTCTGTCGATGGGAGCGGTGAAGTAG
- a CDS encoding ABC transporter ATP-binding protein, with the protein MAGVSYESASRIYPGAHAVRAVDQLDLAVPDGEFLVLVGPSGSGKSTALRMLAGLEDIDEGAIHIGDRDVTHLPPKDRDIAMVFQSYALYPHMTVADNMGFALKLRGLSKVDIDAKVAEAAKMLDLSKFLDRKPKALSGGQRQRVAMGRAIVREPSVFLMDEPLSNLDAKLRVETRANIAKLQQRLGTTTIYVTHDQVEAMTMGDRVAVLKDGVLQQCASPRELYENPKNSFVAGFIGSPAMNLATLPLTEGGVKLGDVTLPLPRSVLAAAGDLREVVFGVRPESLELVSEGGFELVVELVEELGADAYLHGKVGDDRFVVRVDGRTPPRMGDNVRVGLRGEGETHAFNPETTLRLS; encoded by the coding sequence ATGGCCGGAGTCAGTTACGAATCGGCGTCGCGGATCTACCCGGGCGCGCACGCGGTACGGGCCGTCGACCAGCTCGACCTCGCGGTGCCGGACGGTGAGTTCCTCGTCCTGGTCGGGCCGTCGGGCTCGGGCAAGTCGACGGCGTTGCGGATGCTCGCCGGGCTCGAGGACATCGACGAGGGCGCCATCCACATCGGCGACCGCGACGTCACGCACCTGCCGCCGAAGGACCGGGACATCGCGATGGTGTTCCAGTCCTACGCGCTGTACCCGCACATGACGGTCGCCGACAACATGGGCTTCGCGCTGAAGCTGCGTGGACTGTCCAAAGTGGACATCGACGCGAAGGTGGCCGAGGCCGCGAAGATGCTCGACCTTTCGAAGTTCCTGGACCGCAAGCCGAAGGCGTTGTCCGGCGGGCAGCGGCAGCGCGTCGCGATGGGGCGGGCGATCGTGCGCGAGCCCAGCGTGTTCCTGATGGACGAGCCACTGTCCAACTTGGACGCGAAGCTGCGCGTGGAGACCCGCGCGAACATCGCGAAGCTGCAGCAGCGCCTGGGCACGACGACCATCTACGTCACGCACGATCAGGTCGAGGCGATGACGATGGGCGACCGGGTGGCGGTCCTGAAGGACGGCGTGCTGCAGCAGTGCGCGTCGCCGCGGGAGCTGTACGAGAACCCGAAGAACTCGTTCGTGGCGGGCTTCATCGGGTCGCCGGCGATGAACCTGGCGACCCTGCCGCTGACCGAAGGCGGCGTCAAGCTGGGCGACGTCACCCTGCCGCTGCCCCGGTCGGTGCTGGCGGCCGCGGGCGATCTGCGCGAGGTCGTCTTCGGCGTGCGTCCGGAGTCGCTGGAGCTGGTGTCGGAGGGCGGCTTCGAGCTGGTGGTGGAGCTGGTCGAGGAACTGGGCGCGGACGCGTACCTGCACGGCAAGGTCGGCGACGACCGGTTCGTCGTCCGGGTCGACGGCCGCACCCCGCCCCGGATGGGCGACAACGTCCGGGTGGGCCTGCGCGGCGAAGGCGAGACCCACGCCTTCAACCCGGAGACGACGCTGCGGCTCTCCTGA
- a CDS encoding ferredoxin, with amino-acid sequence MKIIADTGKCVGAGQCVLTEPELFDQSEDDGTVIVLNEQPEGELVEKAREAVHVCPSQALSLQE; translated from the coding sequence ATGAAGATCATCGCGGACACCGGCAAGTGCGTCGGCGCCGGGCAGTGCGTGCTGACCGAGCCCGAGCTCTTCGACCAGAGTGAGGACGACGGCACGGTCATCGTCCTGAACGAGCAGCCGGAGGGCGAGCTGGTCGAGAAGGCCCGCGAAGCGGTGCACGTCTGCCCCAGCCAGGCCCTCTCGCTGCAGGAGTAG
- a CDS encoding cytochrome P450: MTTVEKHEFPMTRTCPFAPPPAYEEIREEDPVSKVGLPDGGWAWVVTRHEDVRTVLNDRRFSADRQHPDFPQLVKGGFRRKGDERTMITMDAPEHGPARKAVLGEFTVRRMEALRPRIQEIVDGQIDALLAGPKPGDLVEALSLPVPSLVICEMLGVPYADHGFFQEHTAKLIKRATPPEERRAAFDTIRGYMEDLIAKKEENPSDDLLGRQIVKLREDGTYRRASLAATGFLLLVAGHETTANMISLSTVAFLRNPEQLAAIKADPGKTLDAVEEMLRYWTIVDAATARLCVEDVEVGGQLIKAGEGVLALGYAANRDPRAFENADELDIERGARHHVAFGFGPHQCLGQNLARMELQIVFDTLFRRIPTLALGADVDDLPFKDDANIYGLYRLPVTW; this comes from the coding sequence ATGACCACCGTCGAGAAGCACGAGTTCCCGATGACCCGCACGTGCCCGTTCGCGCCGCCGCCGGCGTACGAGGAGATCCGCGAAGAGGATCCGGTTTCGAAGGTGGGACTGCCCGACGGCGGCTGGGCCTGGGTCGTCACCCGGCACGAGGACGTCCGGACGGTCCTGAACGACCGCCGCTTCAGCGCCGACCGCCAGCACCCCGACTTTCCGCAGCTGGTCAAGGGCGGGTTCCGGCGGAAGGGCGACGAGCGCACCATGATCACCATGGACGCGCCGGAGCACGGGCCGGCCCGCAAGGCCGTGCTCGGCGAGTTCACCGTCCGCCGGATGGAGGCGCTGCGGCCGCGGATCCAGGAGATCGTGGACGGGCAGATCGACGCGCTGCTGGCCGGGCCGAAGCCGGGTGACCTGGTCGAGGCGCTGTCGCTGCCGGTGCCGTCGCTGGTGATCTGCGAAATGCTCGGCGTGCCCTACGCCGACCACGGCTTCTTCCAGGAGCACACCGCCAAGCTGATCAAGCGCGCGACGCCGCCGGAGGAGCGGCGGGCGGCCTTCGACACCATCCGCGGCTACATGGAAGACCTCATCGCGAAGAAGGAGGAAAACCCGTCGGACGACCTGCTCGGGCGGCAGATCGTCAAGCTCCGCGAGGACGGCACCTACCGGCGGGCGTCGCTGGCCGCGACCGGGTTCCTGCTGCTGGTGGCCGGGCACGAGACGACGGCGAACATGATCTCGCTGTCCACCGTGGCGTTCCTGCGGAACCCGGAGCAGCTCGCGGCGATCAAGGCCGACCCGGGCAAGACGCTCGACGCGGTCGAGGAGATGCTGCGCTACTGGACGATCGTCGACGCGGCCACGGCGCGCCTGTGCGTCGAGGACGTCGAGGTCGGCGGGCAGCTCATCAAGGCCGGGGAAGGCGTGCTGGCGCTGGGCTACGCGGCGAACCGCGACCCGCGGGCGTTCGAGAACGCCGACGAGCTGGACATCGAGCGCGGCGCGCGCCACCACGTCGCGTTCGGCTTCGGCCCGCACCAGTGCCTCGGCCAGAACCTGGCCCGGATGGAGCTGCAGATCGTCTTCGACACGCTCTTCCGGCGCATCCCGACGCTGGCGCTGGGCGCGGACGTCGACGACCTGCCGTTCAAGGACGACGCGAACATCTACGGCCTGTACCGGCTGCCGGTGACCTGGTAG
- a CDS encoding cytochrome P450, with amino-acid sequence MTEVAEPATRGEVFPLERSCPFAPPPAYEKLREAGPVQRVGLPDGSDAWAITRLEEVREMLTDPRFSSNRFNPGFPILTKSGRPQRRRFTASLINMDPPEHGAARREVVGEFTVKRMKALQPRIQQIVDEHIDAILAGPKPADLVSALSLPVPSLVICEQLGVPYADHDFFQSRSSTLLNREVTQEARIQAVEEMQDYLDKLVATKEADPTDDLLGRQILKQREEHGDVDHDSLVSLAFLLLLAGHETTANMISLGTVALLENPDQLEIIKNDPGKTLDAVEELLRYFTIAEFATSRVATEDVEIGGQLIRAGEGVLGLSYSGNRDEAAFEDADKLDLERGARHHVAFGFGPHQCLGQNLARMELQIVFDTLFRRIPELKLAAPVDQLPFKHDAQIFGLYCLPVTW; translated from the coding sequence ATGACCGAAGTTGCCGAACCTGCCACGCGGGGCGAGGTGTTCCCGCTGGAGCGGAGCTGCCCGTTCGCGCCGCCGCCGGCCTACGAAAAGCTCCGCGAAGCGGGCCCGGTCCAGCGCGTCGGCCTGCCCGACGGCTCGGACGCCTGGGCCATCACCCGCCTGGAGGAAGTCCGGGAGATGCTGACCGATCCGCGGTTCAGCTCCAACCGGTTCAACCCGGGCTTCCCGATACTGACGAAGAGCGGGCGCCCGCAGCGCCGCCGGTTCACCGCGTCGCTGATCAACATGGACCCGCCGGAGCACGGTGCCGCCCGCCGCGAGGTCGTCGGCGAGTTCACCGTCAAGCGCATGAAGGCGCTGCAGCCGCGGATCCAGCAGATCGTCGACGAGCACATCGACGCGATCCTGGCCGGCCCGAAGCCCGCCGACCTGGTCTCGGCGCTCTCGCTGCCGGTGCCGTCGCTGGTCATCTGCGAGCAGCTCGGCGTCCCGTACGCCGACCACGACTTCTTCCAGTCGCGCAGCTCCACCCTGCTGAACCGCGAGGTGACGCAGGAGGCGCGCATCCAGGCCGTCGAAGAGATGCAGGACTACCTCGACAAGCTGGTCGCCACCAAGGAGGCCGACCCGACCGACGACCTGCTCGGCCGGCAGATCCTCAAGCAGCGCGAGGAGCACGGCGACGTCGACCACGACTCGCTGGTCTCGCTGGCGTTCCTGCTGCTCCTCGCCGGGCACGAGACGACGGCGAACATGATCTCGCTCGGCACCGTCGCGCTGCTGGAGAACCCGGACCAGCTCGAGATCATCAAGAACGACCCGGGCAAGACGCTCGACGCCGTCGAGGAGCTGCTGCGGTACTTCACGATCGCGGAGTTCGCGACCTCGCGCGTCGCCACCGAGGACGTCGAGATCGGCGGTCAGCTGATCCGCGCTGGCGAGGGTGTCCTGGGCCTGAGCTACTCCGGCAACCGCGACGAGGCCGCGTTCGAAGACGCCGACAAGCTCGACCTCGAACGCGGTGCGCGCCACCACGTCGCCTTCGGCTTCGGGCCGCACCAGTGCCTCGGCCAGAACCTGGCCCGGATGGAGCTGCAGATCGTCTTCGACACGCTCTTCCGCCGCATCCCGGAGCTGAAGCTGGCCGCGCCGGTCGACCAGCTGCCGTTCAAGCACGACGCGCAGATCTTCGGCCTCTACTGCCTGCCCGTGACCTGGTGA
- a CDS encoding TetR/AcrR family transcriptional regulator has protein sequence MTADPETTLRADARRNRDQILAAAKTIFAVSGPEVPMEEIARAAGVGVGTLYRRFPDRDALVRAVAMDNFERVLIDARTIAAEETSPWRALERLLRQSVELQLSIQLAMVSHRALVILKGDPEVRRLRDEILEVVDDFVRGAQAEGKLRPDVGAGDIAILFATLLRQVRAKAPEIAEMAARRCVGIMIDGLSAFPSTELPGRPITSADLEPTDDHS, from the coding sequence ATGACGGCAGACCCCGAGACGACCCTGCGGGCGGACGCGCGGCGCAACCGTGACCAGATCCTGGCCGCCGCGAAGACCATCTTCGCCGTTTCCGGTCCCGAGGTGCCGATGGAGGAGATCGCCCGCGCGGCCGGCGTCGGCGTCGGCACGCTGTACCGCCGGTTCCCGGACCGGGACGCGCTGGTCCGCGCGGTCGCGATGGACAACTTCGAGCGGGTGCTGATCGACGCGCGCACGATCGCCGCGGAGGAGACGTCGCCGTGGCGTGCGCTCGAGCGGCTGCTGCGGCAGTCGGTGGAGCTGCAGCTGAGCATCCAGCTGGCGATGGTGTCGCACCGGGCGCTGGTGATCCTCAAGGGCGACCCGGAGGTCCGGCGCCTGCGTGACGAGATCCTCGAGGTGGTCGACGACTTCGTCCGCGGCGCCCAGGCCGAGGGCAAGCTGCGCCCGGACGTCGGTGCCGGGGACATCGCCATCCTCTTCGCGACGCTGCTGCGGCAGGTGCGGGCGAAGGCGCCGGAGATCGCCGAGATGGCGGCGCGGCGCTGCGTCGGAATCATGATCGACGGGCTCAGCGCGTTCCCGAGCACCGAGCTGCCGGGCCGCCCGATCACTTCGGCCGATCTGGAGCCCACGGACGACCACAGCTGA
- a CDS encoding GH12 family glycosyl hydrolase domain-containing protein produces MLTIPFLAVAGCGDGPVGGVAAPAVVVPPSTTAPSVPATSATPVSPTPSSPVVVPTPTPPSTTPVRGCRSPEFTTSDADGGWSDGGYYVHNNMWNQDEAGPETLRACAYDNWYVDSSQPDSTSVKTYPNVHKDINEQKGKPFNDYSVIRTTFAGRGPGVGIYDVAYDLWLNGVGDGKGVSELMVWTENLKQQPSGDKLATYTAGGSTYDVWADDDGYVAFVSRATQYSGSLDLKAMIAWAIGKGLIPPNPTVNQIGYGIEFCSTGGGKARFTLTEFSVTMS; encoded by the coding sequence GTGTTGACGATTCCCTTCTTGGCGGTCGCCGGCTGCGGTGACGGCCCGGTCGGCGGCGTGGCGGCGCCCGCGGTTGTGGTCCCGCCTTCGACGACGGCGCCCAGCGTGCCGGCCACGTCGGCCACCCCCGTGTCGCCGACGCCGTCTTCCCCTGTGGTGGTACCGACTCCGACACCGCCGTCGACGACACCGGTGCGCGGCTGCCGCAGTCCCGAGTTCACGACGTCCGACGCCGACGGCGGCTGGTCGGACGGCGGCTACTACGTCCACAACAACATGTGGAATCAGGACGAAGCGGGCCCGGAAACGCTGCGTGCGTGCGCGTACGACAACTGGTACGTCGATTCCAGTCAGCCCGACTCGACGTCGGTGAAAACCTATCCGAATGTGCACAAGGACATCAACGAACAAAAGGGGAAACCGTTCAACGACTATTCGGTGATCAGGACGACGTTCGCGGGCCGCGGCCCGGGCGTGGGCATCTACGACGTGGCGTACGACCTGTGGCTGAACGGAGTCGGCGACGGCAAGGGCGTCAGCGAGCTGATGGTGTGGACGGAGAACCTGAAGCAGCAGCCGTCGGGCGACAAGCTGGCGACGTACACGGCGGGAGGGTCGACGTACGACGTCTGGGCGGACGACGACGGGTACGTGGCGTTCGTTTCACGGGCGACGCAGTACTCGGGCAGCTTGGACCTGAAGGCGATGATCGCCTGGGCGATCGGCAAGGGCCTGATCCCGCCCAACCCGACCGTGAACCAGATCGGCTACGGGATCGAGTTCTGCTCGACGGGCGGAGGCAAGGCGAGGTTCACGCTGACCGAATTCTCGGTGACGATGAGCTAG